A genomic segment from Bacteroidales bacterium encodes:
- a CDS encoding ectonucleotide pyrophosphatase/phosphodiesterase, translated as MRTIRSLIFAFCFLIFSHSEGQNNYVVLVSTDGFRWDYPARASTPSLDYIAQHGVRAEALIPCFPTKTFPNHYSIATGLYPDEHGIVNNSFYDPWMDEEYYIRKREAVTNPDFYGGEPIWVTAEKQNVTTGCFFWVGSEAPIKGIRPTYWKEYSKQISFGERIDTVIHWLSLPEDERPHLVTLYFEEPDAIGHAYGPISRQTDSTIHVMDSLIGVLIHKLRQLPHYPLINLIVLSDHGMGSISEEKVVFLSDHLQEGWIENYQGGNPNYNITTSEDCLDLAYDALRSVDHITTWKARKVPCYLHYGKNPRCGDLVVVADSGWSVRWDRRGKYETGGTHGYVPENPDMHAIFYAMGPSFKTGYTQPSFSNLDVYSLIARILDIKPAKTSGSLRKIKNMLQ; from the coding sequence TTGAGAACGATCAGATCTTTGATCTTTGCTTTTTGCTTTTTGATCTTTTCCCATTCGGAAGGTCAGAACAACTATGTCGTCCTGGTTTCCACGGATGGATTCCGATGGGATTACCCTGCAAGGGCATCAACCCCCAGCCTCGACTACATTGCACAGCACGGTGTCAGGGCCGAGGCACTGATCCCCTGCTTCCCCACCAAGACCTTCCCGAATCATTATTCCATTGCGACCGGACTGTATCCCGACGAACACGGCATCGTCAACAACAGCTTCTATGATCCGTGGATGGATGAAGAATATTATATCCGGAAACGTGAGGCGGTCACCAATCCTGATTTTTACGGAGGTGAACCCATCTGGGTTACTGCCGAAAAGCAGAACGTCACCACCGGCTGCTTTTTCTGGGTGGGATCCGAAGCACCCATCAAGGGCATCCGGCCAACCTATTGGAAAGAATACTCCAAGCAGATCTCCTTCGGTGAAAGGATCGATACCGTGATTCACTGGTTATCGCTGCCAGAAGATGAACGCCCGCATCTGGTCACGCTCTATTTTGAAGAACCGGATGCTATCGGACATGCTTATGGCCCCATCAGCCGCCAGACGGACAGTACGATCCATGTCATGGACAGCCTGATCGGTGTTCTGATCCACAAACTCCGTCAATTACCCCATTATCCGCTCATCAACCTGATCGTTCTCTCCGATCACGGAATGGGAAGCATATCTGAAGAAAAAGTGGTTTTCCTTTCTGATCATCTTCAGGAGGGCTGGATCGAAAATTACCAGGGTGGGAATCCAAACTATAATATTACCACATCGGAAGACTGTCTGGACCTGGCCTATGACGCTCTGCGTAGCGTTGACCACATTACCACCTGGAAAGCCAGAAAAGTCCCCTGCTACCTTCATTACGGGAAGAATCCCCGATGTGGCGACCTGGTTGTCGTGGCCGACAGCGGATGGTCGGTCAGATGGGATCGACGAGGAAAATATGAAACAGGCGGCACCCACGGGTATGTCCCTGAAAACCCCGACATGCACGCCATCTTTTATGCCATGGGCCCCTCCTTCAAGACCGGCTACACTCAGCCTTCGTTCAGCAACCTGGATGTTTATTCGCTTATCGCCCGCATACTGGATATAAAACCTGCAAAAACCAGCGGTAGCCTCAGAAAAATCAAAAACATGCTCCAATGA
- a CDS encoding carboxypeptidase regulatory-like domain-containing protein produces the protein MKNLYQFILLFTAIVLFQSWTIAQVTTSGINGRVTNMNNESLPGATVIVTHESSGSMYGTVTDPDGFYRILNMRVGGPYKVTISFVGYKNQVIENIYLNLGQTYGLNGTLVEEISQIPGVEVVGARNDLFDGNRMGSVSNITREQISSLPSISRSIDDYVKYSPQVNGRSIAGQDGRYNNITIDGANFNNNFGLSSKALPGGDAQPISLDAIEEVSVNVAPYDITQSNFTGGNVNAVTRSGNNTLEGSVYTFYRNKKFNGKYVGEDRADTLKLTDNTFYNVGARLGGPIIKDKLFFFVNGEWEKSIYPGILWSPSDPENGVEADATKYISRTTVNDLETISNFLKDNYNYDPGPYQGFGDFASQNYKLLARVDWNLHKNHKLTVRYNYVHSTNDQQVNATSAPLPRSSWGRISARSMAFQNANYNFLNTVGSLTGELNSVLGKKMANKFLVTYTKIRDTRGSNSDLFPFVDIYEGGDPYMSFGYELFTFENDVKNNIFTITDNLSYFLGIHTFTAGISFEHLYFGNSYKRYGTSYYRYASVADFMEDAAPIAYGLTYPYEGAGDGYAELNFGWGSLYAQDEIQFTDNFKASIGLRLEMPFYFDDPFENAAIAALTFKDLDGNDETLDVGSWPNSKLMVSPRVGFNWDALGNRTLQVRGGTGIFTGRLPFVWFTNQPTNSGTLQNTVEKNFANDSAFLSNIHFNTDPLAYEGEFPSEGGTSAPGNIAVVDKDFKMPQVWRSNLAVDFKLPFWDLEMTVEGMYTKDINAIIQRNANQAIPAETFAGPDNRPRFVGGSSGRRINTGISTAMVLDNAKALDYDNQGHAYSFMFILNKPFTKGFFGSFSYTYSIAKDITANPGSAANSAWQSNPAVIHQNDPGLSFSQFAVPHKVVATLSYNVEYVKHLGTTFSLTYVGRHQGRLDYIYSNDMNGDGNTADLMYIPKDASEIIFTDITSGENILYTAEEQNTAFWNYVEQDSYLKEHKGEYAERYGVLMPWLGRLDLRILQDVFTDFGKDRRHTLQFSLDLLNIGNLLNSDWGAYKTQVLGTYDITLLKYIKVNDDGVPMFQMNQVNKKLPTETYTNVLSTTSTWGAQIGLRYSF, from the coding sequence ATGAAAAATCTGTACCAATTTATCCTGCTGTTTACAGCGATTGTCCTGTTCCAGTCGTGGACCATTGCCCAGGTAACCACCTCGGGGATCAATGGCCGGGTGACGAACATGAACAATGAATCTCTGCCGGGTGCGACCGTGATCGTCACCCACGAATCATCCGGATCCATGTACGGAACCGTAACGGATCCTGACGGATTCTACAGGATCCTGAATATGCGCGTCGGAGGACCGTATAAAGTGACCATTTCATTCGTTGGATACAAGAACCAGGTAATCGAAAACATCTACCTGAACCTGGGTCAGACCTATGGATTGAACGGAACGCTGGTGGAGGAGATATCCCAGATCCCCGGTGTGGAAGTTGTAGGAGCGCGCAATGATCTGTTTGATGGAAACCGTATGGGATCTGTCAGCAACATCACACGTGAGCAGATATCCTCACTGCCTTCCATCAGTCGTTCTATCGACGATTATGTCAAATACTCTCCGCAGGTAAACGGCAGAAGTATCGCCGGTCAGGATGGCAGGTACAATAATATTACGATCGACGGCGCCAATTTCAACAATAACTTTGGACTGAGTTCCAAAGCCCTGCCCGGTGGTGATGCTCAGCCCATCAGTCTCGATGCGATCGAAGAAGTGTCTGTTAACGTTGCCCCCTATGACATTACCCAATCCAATTTCACGGGGGGCAATGTCAATGCGGTCACCCGTTCCGGTAACAATACATTGGAAGGTTCAGTTTATACGTTCTACCGGAATAAAAAATTCAACGGAAAATACGTTGGAGAGGACAGAGCTGACACCCTTAAACTGACTGACAACACATTTTACAATGTAGGAGCCCGCCTCGGTGGTCCCATCATTAAGGATAAACTCTTCTTCTTTGTCAACGGGGAGTGGGAAAAATCCATTTATCCCGGCATTCTCTGGAGCCCCAGCGATCCTGAGAATGGTGTTGAAGCCGATGCCACTAAATACATCTCCAGGACAACGGTGAATGATCTGGAGACCATCAGCAACTTCCTTAAAGACAACTATAATTATGATCCGGGCCCTTACCAGGGCTTTGGTGACTTTGCTAGCCAGAATTATAAACTGCTGGCCCGTGTTGACTGGAACCTCCACAAAAACCACAAGCTGACCGTTCGTTACAACTATGTTCATTCAACCAACGACCAGCAAGTGAATGCCACGAGCGCCCCTCTTCCCCGCTCATCCTGGGGACGAATCAGCGCCAGGTCGATGGCATTCCAAAATGCAAATTATAACTTCCTCAACACCGTGGGATCACTCACAGGCGAATTGAACAGCGTGCTTGGAAAGAAAATGGCCAACAAGTTCCTTGTCACCTATACCAAGATCCGCGATACCAGGGGAAGTAACAGCGATCTGTTCCCGTTTGTTGATATTTATGAAGGCGGAGATCCCTACATGAGCTTCGGATATGAACTGTTTACGTTTGAGAATGATGTAAAGAACAACATCTTCACCATCACCGACAACCTCTCCTATTTTCTCGGCATCCATACGTTTACGGCCGGCATTTCCTTTGAACACCTGTATTTCGGGAACAGCTACAAACGTTACGGCACCAGCTATTACCGCTATGCTTCCGTGGCGGACTTCATGGAGGATGCCGCCCCCATTGCTTATGGTCTTACGTATCCCTACGAAGGTGCCGGCGACGGCTATGCCGAGTTGAATTTTGGCTGGGGAAGCCTTTACGCCCAGGATGAGATCCAATTTACGGATAATTTTAAAGCATCCATCGGACTGAGACTGGAAATGCCGTTCTACTTTGACGACCCATTTGAAAACGCAGCCATTGCAGCTTTGACCTTCAAAGATCTGGACGGAAATGACGAAACACTGGATGTGGGCAGCTGGCCGAATTCCAAACTGATGGTGTCGCCCAGGGTTGGTTTCAACTGGGATGCCCTTGGAAACCGTACCCTGCAGGTACGTGGAGGTACAGGGATCTTCACCGGAAGGCTACCCTTTGTATGGTTCACCAATCAGCCGACCAACAGCGGTACCCTGCAGAATACTGTTGAAAAGAATTTCGCCAACGACAGCGCATTTCTGTCGAATATTCATTTTAATACAGATCCTTTGGCTTATGAAGGTGAATTCCCTTCAGAAGGTGGCACTTCGGCCCCCGGAAACATCGCCGTGGTGGATAAAGATTTCAAAATGCCACAGGTATGGAGATCCAACCTCGCCGTTGATTTCAAGCTGCCTTTCTGGGATCTTGAAATGACCGTTGAAGGGATGTACACCAAGGACATCAATGCGATCATCCAGCGCAACGCCAACCAGGCGATCCCTGCCGAAACGTTTGCCGGCCCGGATAATCGCCCCAGATTTGTAGGGGGTTCCTCCGGGCGCCGGATCAATACCGGCATTTCCACGGCAATGGTCCTCGACAATGCCAAAGCACTGGACTATGACAACCAGGGCCATGCCTACTCTTTCATGTTCATCCTGAATAAACCCTTCACCAAAGGATTCTTTGGTTCCTTCAGTTATACCTATTCGATTGCCAAGGACATTACGGCCAATCCGGGATCTGCAGCCAATTCAGCATGGCAGAGCAACCCGGCGGTCATTCACCAGAACGACCCGGGCCTGAGCTTCTCGCAGTTTGCCGTTCCTCACAAGGTTGTGGCAACCCTCTCCTACAATGTGGAGTACGTGAAACACCTCGGAACGACCTTTTCGCTCACCTATGTCGGGAGACACCAGGGCAGGCTCGATTATATTTATTCCAATGATATGAACGGGGATGGAAATACGGCTGACCTGATGTATATTCCTAAGGATGCATCCGAAATCATCTTTACGGATATTACAAGTGGCGAAAACATCCTCTATACGGCAGAAGAACAGAATACAGCTTTCTGGAACTATGTTGAACAGGACAGTTACCTCAAGGAACACAAAGGGGAATATGCCGAACGGTACGGAGTCCTGATGCCCTGGCTGGGGCGCCTTGACCTGAGGATCCTTCAGGATGTCTTCACCGATTTCGGGAAAGACAGAAGGCATACCCTGCAGTTCAGCCTCGACCTGCTGAATATTGGCAACTTATTGAATTCCGATTGGGGTGCCTATAAAACACAGGTCCTCGGGACATACGACATCACACTGCTCAAGTACATCAAGGTCAACGATGATGGTGTCCCCATGTTCCAGATGAACCAGGTGAACAAGAAACTTCCGACGGAAACCTATACGAATGTGCTGTCAACCACCAGTACCTGGGGTGCCCAGATCGGTCTGAGGTATTCCTTCTAA
- a CDS encoding C40 family peptidase, with the protein MEYAVCLQSIVPVRAEASDRSEMVSQLLFGEWVEITDDLNGWLKIKIAYDGYAGWVNGKQITPIDNGSYDRLNNGGLYLVAEPIAILREPNGLKTLVVAGSSLPGMQNHRLTLAGKTFQFEGYAVKWKDHCSRSLITDFSMMYEGVPYMWGGRTPFGMDCSGFTQMVYRLSGIALPRDAWQQALQGQSRTFVSEAGPGDLAFFDDGEGRIIHTGIVLPQGKIIHASGSVRIDTLDHQGIFNHDTRTYSHTLRLVKCYLD; encoded by the coding sequence ATGGAATATGCTGTTTGTCTGCAAAGCATTGTGCCTGTAAGGGCCGAAGCGTCCGACCGATCTGAAATGGTCAGCCAGCTCCTCTTTGGTGAGTGGGTGGAAATAACGGATGACCTGAATGGATGGTTAAAAATCAAAATCGCATACGACGGGTATGCAGGCTGGGTCAATGGAAAACAGATAACGCCCATCGACAACGGATCATACGACCGGCTGAATAACGGCGGGTTATACCTTGTGGCCGAACCGATCGCCATTTTAAGGGAACCGAATGGACTGAAAACATTGGTGGTTGCCGGCAGTTCCCTGCCGGGAATGCAGAACCACCGGCTGACCCTGGCCGGTAAAACTTTCCAGTTCGAGGGTTATGCCGTCAAATGGAAAGATCATTGCTCCAGATCGTTAATCACAGATTTTTCCATGATGTACGAAGGCGTTCCTTATATGTGGGGAGGGAGGACGCCGTTTGGGATGGATTGTTCCGGTTTCACCCAGATGGTATATCGTTTATCCGGCATAGCGTTGCCCAGGGATGCGTGGCAACAGGCCTTGCAAGGGCAATCCCGCACGTTTGTTTCCGAAGCAGGCCCCGGCGACCTCGCTTTCTTTGATGACGGTGAAGGCCGGATCATTCACACTGGCATTGTCCTGCCACAGGGTAAGATCATCCATGCTTCCGGATCCGTACGGATCGATACCCTGGACCATCAGGGTATCTTTAATCACGATACCAGGACCTACAGCCACACGTTGCGGTTGGTGAAGTGTTATCTGGATTGA
- a CDS encoding WbqC family protein codes for MEPVVAPTAYLPSIAYMTQVIRSDRVIIDIHEHYVKQTCRNRATIGSANGKLSLIIPVKKVLGNHTPVTAIETDNAQRWQIHHWRAIESAYRSSPYFLYYKDDFHYLYNKSSTFLVNFNTDLFRLICKLAGIDIRFSLSERYMTPGSYGRDLRCGLSTDLADGRPAEPYSQVFQHKFGFIANLSVIDLLFNIGPETRAYLERQSLSKKL; via the coding sequence ATGGAACCTGTCGTGGCGCCCACGGCTTACTTGCCTTCCATCGCTTACATGACACAAGTGATCCGAAGTGACCGGGTAATCATCGACATCCACGAACATTACGTCAAACAGACCTGCCGGAACCGGGCCACCATCGGTTCGGCCAACGGCAAACTTTCGCTGATCATCCCGGTTAAGAAGGTTCTGGGCAATCACACTCCGGTAACGGCCATTGAAACCGACAACGCGCAACGCTGGCAAATCCATCACTGGCGCGCCATCGAATCAGCTTACCGGTCATCTCCTTATTTTCTTTACTACAAGGATGACTTCCACTATCTTTACAACAAATCATCCACCTTCCTTGTCAATTTTAATACGGACCTGTTCAGGCTTATCTGTAAACTGGCAGGGATTGACATTCGTTTCTCGCTTTCAGAACGCTACATGACCCCAGGATCGTATGGCAGGGATCTGCGGTGCGGCCTGTCAACCGATCTGGCAGACGGGAGACCTGCAGAACCCTATAGCCAGGTATTTCAGCATAAATTCGGATTCATTGCCAATCTGAGCGTCATCGATCTCCTGTTCAACATTGGACCGGAAACAAGAGCGTACCTTGAAAGGCAATCCCTTTCAAAAAAATTGTAA
- the trxA gene encoding thioredoxin: MEHLTKDTFLKKIFNYEENQEWKFEGKLPCVIDFYADWCGPCKMVAPILEELSKEYDGKIDIYKVNTEDEQELSSVFGIRSIPSMLFCPMNGQPQMAVGALPKNSLRQAIDDILLGKEAS, encoded by the coding sequence ATGGAACATCTGACAAAAGATACATTTCTTAAAAAAATTTTCAATTACGAAGAGAACCAGGAATGGAAGTTTGAGGGGAAGTTACCCTGCGTGATCGATTTTTATGCCGATTGGTGCGGACCCTGTAAAATGGTCGCCCCTATCCTGGAAGAACTTTCCAAGGAATATGATGGCAAAATAGACATCTATAAGGTCAACACCGAAGACGAGCAGGAACTTTCCTCCGTTTTTGGCATCCGCAGCATCCCTTCCATGCTGTTCTGCCCGATGAACGGACAGCCTCAGATGGCAGTGGGTGCATTGCCCAAGAATTCGCTCAGGCAGGCCATTGACGACATCCTCCTGGGCAAGGAAGCCTCCTGA
- the trxA gene encoding thioredoxin: MKKITMVSLLFAGLMIVSCSNTNGNKAVSGLSDPQPEVQTASAVPDLPEGEEGKVIMLTKATFIKKVWNYEKNPDQWVYEGDKPCIIDFYADWCKPCKMVAPIMDQLAAEYKGKIYVYKIDTQVERELAQVFNVTSIPRVLFVPKNGEPQMSVGALPKPTFVQAINEVLLVH, from the coding sequence ATGAAAAAAATCACTATGGTAAGTTTGTTGTTTGCAGGGCTGATGATCGTCAGCTGCAGCAATACGAACGGAAATAAAGCGGTGTCAGGCTTGTCGGATCCTCAGCCAGAGGTGCAAACTGCTTCAGCAGTCCCTGATCTTCCCGAGGGAGAAGAAGGCAAAGTGATTATGCTGACAAAGGCGACGTTCATCAAGAAAGTCTGGAATTATGAAAAGAATCCGGATCAGTGGGTGTACGAGGGGGACAAACCCTGCATCATCGATTTTTACGCCGATTGGTGCAAACCCTGCAAGATGGTTGCCCCCATCATGGATCAGCTTGCCGCAGAATACAAGGGAAAGATCTATGTATATAAAATTGATACACAGGTTGAAAGGGAGCTGGCACAGGTATTCAATGTGACCAGCATACCCAGGGTGCTTTTTGTACCAAAAAACGGAGAGCCACAGATGTCGGTCGGGGCATTGCCAAAACCCACCTTCGTCCAGGCCATCAATGAAGTGCTGCTTGTTCATTAA
- a CDS encoding C10 family peptidase: MRKVLFLFLILLLGPNIHPALSQSVQMDRARLVAKNFFYQRINQHSLVPFHSIAIEDEFRKAVNDTVLYYVFNLKPDGYVIVPARESVPPVIGYSLSGTFGEQDQPCNFRSWMAHYEEELLWVVRNGAAPDENILKRWEAFSVEDASGLTIFNGREVEPLLASTWNQDYPYNIRCPEDPDGPHGHCLAGCVATAMGQLMYYYRWPVTGTGSYTYSHPDYGEISADFANTTYDWNNMTNNAQSSNEAIAELLFHIGVSVDMDYGPSSSGMWNHKAAYSYRTYFKYAPETQYVYRDSTSMDWDSLVVAHLDRAMPCYYAGWADYTYTSGHGFVVDGYQGEYFHMNWGWSGYLDGFFLLDELAPGGSDFNYAQELIINCFPDTLNYNYPPFCSGPDTLRALAGSFGDGSGPVADYEPNTFCSWLIDPQTAQDSVAGIALTFHQFQTAPGDTLRVYDGSTTSHPLLGNFSGSSLPSAISSESNQMLVTFTTDNLSEESGWACTYLSYSPVWCSGITTVTESEGQISDGSGTFHYGNNSVCQWRILPESAESLHLTFTSFDTEESGDIVKVYDLQSMTMLGSFSGSDLPGPVSCPSGKMLIMFVTNSDLTAGGWEAYYETYINGISPASGENQMEVYPVPVKERLFIRMRSGKPTSVIMTMLTLTGQVACQSAWTVTENECTTSIDISALQSGTYILHVRSNDAVQCKKVLIY, translated from the coding sequence ATGCGAAAAGTTCTGTTCCTATTCCTGATCCTCCTGCTCGGGCCGAACATCCACCCTGCCCTTTCCCAGTCTGTGCAAATGGATAGAGCCAGGTTGGTAGCAAAGAATTTTTTTTATCAGCGGATCAATCAGCATTCGCTCGTCCCGTTCCATTCCATTGCCATTGAAGATGAATTCCGCAAGGCAGTCAACGACACCGTGCTTTATTATGTTTTCAATCTCAAACCGGACGGCTATGTCATTGTTCCTGCCCGGGAATCCGTTCCCCCTGTCATTGGGTATTCTCTTTCAGGTACCTTTGGGGAACAGGATCAACCCTGTAATTTCCGTTCGTGGATGGCACACTATGAGGAAGAGCTCCTCTGGGTCGTTCGTAACGGTGCTGCACCTGATGAAAATATTCTAAAACGTTGGGAAGCATTTTCTGTGGAAGACGCTTCCGGGCTGACCATTTTCAACGGCCGTGAGGTGGAGCCCCTGCTCGCGTCAACCTGGAACCAGGATTATCCCTACAATATCCGATGCCCGGAAGATCCTGACGGGCCGCATGGCCATTGCCTGGCCGGATGCGTTGCCACCGCCATGGGACAGCTGATGTATTACTACCGCTGGCCGGTCACCGGTACGGGTTCGTATACCTATTCCCATCCGGATTACGGCGAAATCAGTGCAGATTTCGCGAACACCACCTACGACTGGAACAACATGACGAATAACGCCCAATCCAGCAACGAGGCCATTGCCGAACTGCTCTTTCACATCGGTGTTTCGGTGGATATGGATTACGGGCCTTCGTCCTCGGGGATGTGGAACCATAAAGCGGCCTACTCTTACAGGACCTATTTCAAGTATGCACCTGAGACACAGTATGTGTACCGTGATTCGACCAGCATGGACTGGGACAGCCTGGTTGTTGCCCACCTCGACCGGGCCATGCCCTGCTATTATGCCGGCTGGGCAGACTATACCTATACCAGCGGGCATGGATTTGTGGTGGATGGATACCAGGGGGAATATTTTCACATGAACTGGGGCTGGAGCGGGTACCTTGACGGTTTCTTCCTGCTGGACGAACTGGCGCCGGGCGGTTCAGATTTCAATTACGCGCAGGAACTGATCATCAATTGTTTCCCCGACACCCTGAATTACAACTATCCGCCTTTCTGCAGCGGCCCCGACACACTGCGTGCCCTGGCGGGTTCGTTTGGCGACGGAAGTGGCCCGGTGGCGGATTATGAGCCAAATACGTTCTGCTCCTGGCTCATCGATCCGCAGACTGCTCAGGATTCGGTTGCAGGGATCGCACTGACCTTCCACCAGTTTCAGACAGCCCCGGGCGACACGCTCCGGGTTTATGACGGCAGTACGACCAGCCATCCCCTTCTGGGAAACTTTTCGGGGTCATCGCTGCCATCTGCGATCTCCTCTGAATCCAACCAGATGCTGGTTACCTTTACAACTGACAATCTGTCAGAGGAGTCCGGATGGGCCTGCACCTACCTGTCATATTCGCCTGTCTGGTGCAGCGGCATTACCACAGTGACGGAATCCGAGGGTCAGATCAGCGACGGAAGCGGCACCTTCCACTATGGCAACAATTCGGTCTGCCAGTGGCGCATCCTGCCAGAGTCAGCAGAAAGTTTGCATCTGACCTTCACCTCTTTCGATACGGAAGAATCCGGCGACATCGTGAAAGTATACGATCTGCAATCAATGACGATGCTTGGATCCTTTTCAGGATCCGACCTGCCCGGACCGGTATCCTGCCCCAGCGGCAAAATGCTGATCATGTTTGTGACAAATTCAGACCTGACCGCCGGCGGATGGGAAGCCTACTACGAAACATACATTAACGGAATAAGTCCCGCCTCCGGGGAAAACCAGATGGAAGTCTACCCTGTTCCAGTGAAGGAGAGACTGTTCATCAGGATGCGATCCGGTAAGCCAACCTCCGTCATCATGACAATGCTGACGCTCACCGGGCAGGTCGCCTGCCAATCTGCGTGGACAGTCACTGAAAACGAATGTACAACATCCATCGACATTTCAGCGTTACAAAGTGGCACGTATATCCTGCATGTAAGGTCAAATGATGCAGTTCAATGCAAGAAAGTATTAATTTACTGA
- the hutI gene encoding imidazolonepropionase, with the protein MLFIKNIKELIQAGDGPRRKVSGQEMAILPTVKDAYLFIRDGLIADFGAMKDIRESSYRDHFSSCRVIDAAGRMVLPCWCDSHTHLVYPASREMEYVDKIRGLSYEEIARRGGGILNTAAKLQAASEEELIIDALKRIQEIIRYGTGAVEIKSGYGLSLEGEVKMLRVIKKLKAMTPVTIKANFLGAHAIPMEYRSNKERYVDLVVNEMIPYVTREKLADFVDVFCDRGFFTVEDTDRILTAAVAAGLKPKIHANELDFSGGVQAGVKHGALSVDHLEHTGEEEIRALLGSHTMPVILPGAAFFLGLQPAPARRMIDAGLPLAMASDFNPGSSPSGNMQFILSLGSIVYKLLPEEGIHAVTINGAYAMDVADSLGSIARGKKANVFITVPIPSYQYLPYSFGDNKVETVILNGEVVST; encoded by the coding sequence ATGTTATTCATCAAAAACATAAAAGAATTGATCCAGGCCGGGGACGGGCCCCGCCGTAAAGTCAGTGGTCAGGAAATGGCCATTCTTCCTACGGTCAAAGATGCATACCTTTTCATCCGGGATGGATTGATTGCCGATTTCGGTGCGATGAAAGACATACGTGAATCATCTTATCGCGATCATTTTTCATCCTGCCGGGTGATTGACGCCGCCGGCAGAATGGTCCTGCCGTGCTGGTGCGATTCGCATACCCATCTGGTCTATCCTGCCAGCCGCGAAATGGAATATGTTGACAAGATCAGGGGATTGTCGTATGAAGAAATAGCCAGAAGAGGGGGAGGGATCCTGAACACGGCAGCGAAACTGCAAGCTGCTTCCGAAGAGGAACTGATCATTGACGCACTGAAACGCATTCAGGAGATCATTCGTTACGGTACCGGGGCCGTGGAAATCAAGAGCGGTTATGGGCTTTCGCTGGAGGGGGAGGTCAAGATGCTGCGGGTCATCAAAAAGCTGAAAGCAATGACCCCGGTGACCATCAAGGCCAACTTCCTGGGTGCGCACGCCATACCGATGGAGTACCGGTCAAACAAAGAGCGTTACGTGGATCTGGTGGTCAACGAAATGATCCCCTATGTGACCCGGGAGAAATTGGCCGATTTTGTGGATGTGTTCTGCGACAGGGGTTTCTTCACGGTGGAGGATACCGACCGGATTTTGACGGCAGCGGTTGCTGCAGGCTTAAAACCCAAGATCCACGCCAATGAGCTGGATTTTTCCGGAGGCGTACAGGCAGGCGTGAAACACGGAGCCCTTTCTGTTGATCACCTGGAACATACGGGTGAGGAGGAGATCCGTGCATTGCTCGGATCGCATACCATGCCGGTCATCCTGCCGGGTGCCGCTTTCTTTCTTGGCCTGCAGCCGGCGCCCGCGCGCAGGATGATCGACGCAGGATTACCCCTGGCCATGGCCAGCGATTTCAATCCCGGCTCCTCTCCATCCGGAAATATGCAATTCATCCTGTCGCTGGGCAGCATCGTCTATAAACTTCTCCCGGAAGAGGGCATTCATGCGGTGACCATCAACGGAGCCTATGCCATGGATGTTGCCGATTCGCTGGGCAGCATCGCCAGAGGGAAAAAAGCGAATGTATTCATTACTGTTCCCATACCGTCGTATCAGTACCTGCCTTATTCTTTTGGGGATAATAAAGTGGAAACCGTGATTCTCAACGGGGAGGTGGTCAGCACGTAG